CTCTTACCTTGCACTGGTAAGAATTTAACTTAATTGCTTagatttcatttccttaaaatacAATTTAAAATTAGCCTTCAAATAGCATATATCAACACCAGACGCACCCAATCACACAATTGGTTGCACACTGTAATCAGCACAAGTTACCCACTTTTGAGACAGGCATACTGCTTATCACTCACCAAATTTGTTGAGGAAAATATCCTCAACTCGGTCATGGCGGGCCTGCAGTTCCGCCTTTTCTTTGCGCACTTGTTTCAGTCTCCGGAGCAGAGTCGCATTTTTTCGGCGCTCTTCCAACAGCTTCTTAGGAAGAACGTCATCGTCTGAGCTTGATCCATCCATTAATTCTTGCAGCTTCTGCCGCTTCGCTGTTTTGACATTGTTTGCTGCATCTTTTGCTGATACAGCCTGCAGTAAAATGCCCCATCCATGTGCTTACGATACAAGTTACAGCACGAAAACAGAGCCAAACATAAAAAACTGATTCTAGGGCAAGCTTGATGCCCGGAATTTTCTAACTAAACAATAATATGCATAGCTGTAAAGGAAGACTGAAAGATGATATTATTCGTCATGCATTTACTTCAAATTACTTAAAAATATCAGGCCATTTTCAATGCAATTTGCACAAGCCTTGATACTTTTACATCAAGAAAAGCATTTTCAAATAGGCCATTCGCACTTCCCTTGCTCTTGGGAAAGCTTGGAGCATTGCTGACATTACAGTGTCGGTCCAGATTGAAAGGCTAGACAAACCTAGTTCTTGATAAAGATTACACTGCTACCGTGGTAACTGTTCCCTTGCCACGCCTTAGGGCATTGGTCATATATGACCAACGTTAATAACCTGCTGCCGAAAATTCATGTCAGCGCTCCTGGACAGGCTGCACCGTATAGTTGGCTTCTATAACACTATCTCTTTGGTTTCATTCTAAAGCTAAAGCTTTACTACTGCCTTCTGCAGCTTGTTTGGCGTGTGTTTCATACGGCCTCGAACTAAGGAGAACCACGTGACGTCGCGGAGCAGCAGTTGTGCCGAAACAGataaagagcgggagcttcgaaagcaaagaaaaggtgCATATAattggccccctgggacagtggagtGAACGTCTCAGTCACGCTATAAGCTACAttgtagtgacagatgtgcactgcatgcgttggcattgacaacgttgtggcagaaccACAGCACTGAAGCTACAGGCCATCAGCGtccattggcattggcgttgccaacattctagactccgatgattgaggaaagggagggcacataactggctccctgagtcagtggactcctcaatcgcactttgaggtacaACCTCTCATGATTAAGTATTAATTTAtcatccacctcccagggtgCCACGTCTAGTTGCCCAATACACCACATCTTTCACTCtaaaaccaggttcagcagtagttaaacagcaggttttttttttttgttcttcatttTCTGACGCAAGGAGGCAACatgaaaaatgaaattttgaCCTGACACCAAGAACAACATATGAGAGAATGAAATCAGCACGATGCTCCTGCCCTCGTGTCCTTCGCAATCTTTCGCATAAGCAACATGTACTGCCAAGCTCAGTGCCAGTCTATACTGCAATTCAAGAATCCGCTGCAGAACTCTGTTGACGAAGGCTGCCTGGCTGCTTCCAGCAACAATAAATATTTGACATACAGAGAGAGACACCTGCCTGACTCTTCTCTTAGTACATACATTTTCCTGTGAAACTGTGGCTACTGGCTCGGACTCCTCGAAGTCGAAGTCCGGCACCGGAATTTTACGCCTGGCTAGGCGGCGTATGAGGTCTGCCTTTGTTACTGGAACAGAATACATGAGACAAAATAATAAAAGCGTCAGCAAACACAAGACAAGCTACAAAAATTTATGTTTTATGTAACTAGCAGATCTGAAAACAGCGGGCTTCTCCCTGCCTCGTGCAAATAGTTCaatttaagaaagaaaaaaacactttaaaTAGCGTTCGCCGGACTAGCTGCTATGTGCACGGGGCGCACACACTGTTTAACAAAGTGGTAACGTATGCGTTCTGCACGCGTTCGCAACAGTAAATAAAGCACGTCTAAGGCTTCATGTAAACAATAGGGCGCTTTTTCATCCCGATAATCCATGACCACATACCTCATTtaaacgccaccaagcttcgTTAAAACCGTATAGGTTGTAAATACATCACGTCAGTGTAAGCGTCACACTTCTGGCAGGCTTCTCAAATCTAAATGACCACGTGGTGAAGTAaatgcaaaactcacctccaagttccattacttgggcggaataaaatccctcctcctcttctttgCCGCCGCCCCAGTAAACGTCTTTTTTCTTTGCCAGGTCGCTTAGAGATGATGGCGTATACTCGCGTATTAAAGATAAATGAActatagcttttgcgccgtcgaaaTATTTTACATATGCGTAGCTAGGCGCACCTGAGGAACTCATCGTCGAACGACAATGCGGGGACAAAACACGCGTGTGACTACCGCTCACTTGCAACCTGCATGCAGCAAcacagaaaggcggaaaggcttACAAGGCTAACCAACTCGGATTGGCTTGGCGCCGCACAAGCCGCAAGCGCAAGGTACGGAAGCCGCtgattacgatgatgatgatcgacTTACCAGCATTACCTTCTAGCCTTAATGAATACGTTTTATTCAGTCTGTTTTGTCTGTATAATTTCAGTGCCGGAACTTAGTCTTCGACGATGAACTCTATCCCCCTCCATGTCGGAGCATCATTGTGCAGCGCATgaggccatccagttgactgcatgtagtagcagacgacgcggagcTTCTTATATTTGTCTTCAATAGTTCACATCATGAATTGCTTGAAATGTTACAAATATTGAGCTACATATATTGATTTAAGTATTGCTTTAAGGGGGAAATAGGGaatgagaaaacaaaaaaggaatatATGTGATTTAAGCagcaagttttgtgtggcttacgacaagaAACATTACCTGAAACGTTCCAGTGTGCAGCACACACCTAAAAAATCTGGGCCCAGTTCTTGGA
This region of Amblyomma americanum isolate KBUSLIRL-KWMA chromosome 5, ASM5285725v1, whole genome shotgun sequence genomic DNA includes:
- the LOC144133807 gene encoding uncharacterized protein LOC144133807 — protein: MSSSGAPSYAYVKYFDGAKAIVHLSLIREYTPSSLSDLAKKKDVYWGGGKEEEEGFYSAQVMELGVTKADLIRRLARRKIPVPDFDFEESEPVATVSQENAVSAKDAANNVKTAKRQKLQELMDGSSSDDDVLPKKLLEERRKNATLLRRLKQVRKEKAELQARHDRVEDIFLNKFGTFQLYLPHRAFRSLTTAASTSMAPGPLQNHPGGVLGVSGQASTSMAPGPLQNHPGGVLGVSGQASTSMAPAPLQDHPGALVEVSGQASTSMAPGPLQNHPGGVLGVSGQANISQ